DNA from Impatiens glandulifera unplaced genomic scaffold, dImpGla2.1, whole genome shotgun sequence:
taagGAAGGAAATCGAAGAAAAAGATCATGAGTTGGCCAAGCAGTGtaatgaggaagaacaggcGGCTCTCCAAGAACCCATACCGGCTCAACCCTCGCACGCTATGAAGACGAGGAATAAGAACAAGCGAAAAGCGGTTTCAGaggtgatgaagcgggcagaacgaAACAGTCAAAGAGTAATCGAACCGGTCAGTGTAAACGAAGAACctcttgacgaagaagaagaagaggacctcGAAGAACTCAACCGGCGTAAGAAGAAGGCAGTCGATATTTCAACCGCAACCCCAAGTTCAAGACCGATTGTTGCTCAAACGCCTCTCCCACCAAAACCAACCTGTgccggttttggattcggcaaaagaactcccggcatctcaagtgtatgggccagTTGGCAATTCGACGCTGAACCACGAGATAAGGAGTGGAAggcaagggaagaagaagaaaggaggTGGAAGGAAAAAGAActtgaaaaggggggaccatccaaaccTTAGTTTCCTGTCTTtcttaagaacaatttatttatgtttgtttttgtttcagAACTCAGCAGTTTTTATCTTACTTTGAAGTTAc
Protein-coding regions in this window:
- the LOC124918552 gene encoding uncharacterized protein LOC124918552; amino-acid sequence: MTNTAQTSIRLMIDEAVQTSVKSLIAESVQTATAPLVDMLQAMAAQIGVLSKLQVSKTQEQINSDAETANKLQDGERERERLRKEIEEKDHELAKQCNEEEQAALQEPIPAQPSHAMKTRNKNKRKAVSEVMKRAERNSQRVIEPVSVNEEPLDEEEEEDLEELNRRKKKAVDISTATPSSRPIVAQTPLPPKPT